One window of the Methanomassiliicoccaceae archaeon DOK genome contains the following:
- a CDS encoding nitroreductase: MDFNELVRRRYSSRAYKPDPVEDDKVRSILEAGRLAPTARNDQPVRVIAVRSKEGLAKVEEAGHIYDAPLAFIVYSDRNKTWTRSYDGMKTTDIDASIVTTQMMYEATDMGLGTLWVCMFKPDVIRKNFGLDDDMVPVNILAVGYKDDTTSRNHGVRIPMDEFVRFV, encoded by the coding sequence ATGGATTTCAACGAACTCGTCAGAAGGAGATACTCCTCACGCGCCTACAAGCCCGACCCTGTCGAGGACGACAAGGTCCGCTCCATCCTCGAGGCTGGACGCCTGGCGCCGACAGCGAGGAACGACCAGCCGGTCCGCGTGATCGCGGTCAGATCCAAGGAGGGCCTGGCCAAGGTCGAGGAGGCCGGACACATCTACGACGCCCCTCTGGCCTTCATCGTGTACTCCGACAGGAACAAGACGTGGACGCGTAGCTACGACGGGATGAAGACAACCGACATCGACGCATCGATCGTCACCACCCAGATGATGTACGAGGCGACGGACATGGGCCTCGGGACCCTGTGGGTGTGCATGTTCAAGCCCGATGTCATCAGGAAGAACTTCGGCCTTGACGACGACATGGTACCGGTAAACATACTGGCCGTCGGCTACAAGGACGACACCACTTCCAGGAACCACGGCGTCCGCATCCCCATGGACGAGTTCGTGAGATTCGTCTAA
- a CDS encoding diphthine--ammonia ligase: MRLASLYSGGKDSTFSLYLAEQMGHEVPYLVNIVPDDEASWIFHTPNLGIVPLMAESMGKDLVTARSTGTEEGDMVGLRHALEGLDVDGVVTGAIWSDYQWDRMNMVCGDLGLRVITPMWRKDQDMLMEQFLASGIRAVIVGCYAEGLDESWLGRPIDEESVAELRELRERYGISIMGEGGEYESLTLDSPMHSRPLGITGFEKDWKKGAGTLRVTYAELLREPSV; the protein is encoded by the coding sequence ATGAGGCTTGCTTCCCTGTATTCCGGCGGAAAGGACTCCACGTTCTCGCTCTACCTCGCCGAACAGATGGGCCACGAGGTGCCGTACCTCGTCAACATCGTCCCGGACGACGAGGCCTCCTGGATCTTCCACACGCCGAACCTGGGCATCGTCCCCCTCATGGCGGAGTCCATGGGAAAGGATCTGGTCACTGCCCGCAGCACGGGCACGGAGGAGGGCGACATGGTCGGCCTCAGGCACGCTCTCGAGGGCCTCGACGTAGACGGGGTCGTGACAGGCGCGATATGGTCGGACTACCAGTGGGACCGCATGAACATGGTCTGCGGGGACCTCGGGCTCAGGGTCATCACCCCCATGTGGAGGAAGGACCAGGACATGCTGATGGAGCAGTTCCTGGCCTCGGGTATCCGCGCCGTCATCGTCGGGTGCTATGCCGAGGGCCTGGACGAGTCCTGGCTGGGCAGGCCGATCGACGAGGAGTCCGTGGCCGAGCTCAGGGAACTGCGCGAGAGGTACGGGATCAGCATAATGGGCGAGGGAGGGGAGTACGAGTCCCTCACCCTCGACTCCCCGATGCACTCCAGGCCTCTGGGGATAACAGGTTTCGAGAAGGATTGGAAGAAGGGTGCAGGCACCCTCCGGGTCACCTATGCCGAGCTTCTGCGAGAGCCCTCGGTCTGA
- a CDS encoding 30S ribosomal protein S27e, whose amino-acid sequence MTGDFIKIKCPDCANEQIAFRKAATKVTCHVCGATLIVPKGGVGDVKGEILEVVG is encoded by the coding sequence ATGACCGGAGATTTCATCAAGATCAAGTGCCCGGACTGCGCCAACGAGCAGATCGCTTTCAGGAAAGCAGCCACCAAGGTCACCTGCCACGTCTGCGGCGCCACACTCATCGTCCCCAAGGGCGGTGTCGGTGACGTCAAGGGCGAGATCCTCGAGGTCGTCGGCTGA
- a CDS encoding DUF4011 domain-containing protein, which produces MGLEDDLYDELYELRESLRQERRMSNGRIPNVCSDEALREMAQRVPTKVEDFSAIVGVGQRFVEQYGEDFLNITRKYAITAANGSNIDADAAQTLRELEKKLINISKSNRLLFQPKISRKNTFDLMTLPEVDVMSLLFGRKRILKLCDSAKSPEDAKVYKHLNEIIREVNREQREKGQYDLYIGYPFVQGKMPDGDIDVRAPLALFPVILDKDARTITLTLDNSRDAIYNNTLVLGFIKSSGQNRPLPDNILEDYSGETFLTNLVDFYEDNGIKMAVNYSLPTPFIEYKAGEFPKYLAGDMEMVPNIMLGKYPTYSSSIQKDFDGMLAGREINGILNDLIVDLNKTDFLSDLPLPLSEDEMRDKGMEASEKDLVYINSLNSSQENILTAMERGDEIVVQGPPGTGKSQVITGLITSAVIKGKTVLMVSEKKTALDVVYSRLGTLSKYCLLIDDVGNKELFYKQLGRMLDNGTPKSGVDLDSVSEAIDNDVALLDNIANVMYRPSDFGIAPYKLYSMDRWLDLNDRRQFEEYKMLKDNIDASLLALRYPSVTELHRKFADQVLMKNFNEYRELVEKYPWMTQMKADLSEYNIGEMKADLLDLEQQIKTLNAKGFMGRLFNKGKVTREATAMTGKYFANYNEHTVQKVMEDPRRMFEALDGYGTYSSRATIYDRLSPDEKTYGTDVLNVSSVSKMPYGESNDRIYEWILNDHLQRFDAEHKDIMQEIWDFDSIIADMDRKIESKRELSKDKVEQVFQQNLKYITESKRRGDINRIIESKRKWNLNKFINRYGYELFKGVRVWLLTPEVVSEILPLEMGIFDMLIFDEASQMYVEKGVPSIYRAKKVVVAGDHKQLRPSSLGVGRIDYESDEDDLDDIVSAALEEESLLDLARAKYDSILLNFHYRSKYEELIAFSNYAFYGGRLYVSPNVETPEKPPIEVFKVNGLWEDKSNRAEADKIVQLLKEFFSVRKDNETVGIITFNASQRDLINDVLDEECANDPGFGKLVADEMKRFDNGEDVGLFIKNIESVQGDERDVIMFSIGYAKNSEGKLMQRFGWLNNRGGENRLNVAISRAKKKIIIVSSFEPEDLQVDGTKNEGPRILKKYLQYANAISSGNREYADSILHSFSDDRWDTPEDFDSGRIADRVYNALTRKGYTVERNVGIGGYQIDLAVKQNDRYILGIECDSRLYEMSSSTRERDYHRQKYLESRGWKIHRVWTPGMWKDPEKEIARIIQAIEKNH; this is translated from the coding sequence ATGGGATTGGAAGATGACCTCTACGACGAGCTCTACGAGCTGAGGGAGAGCCTCAGACAGGAACGCAGGATGTCGAACGGACGCATACCGAACGTGTGCTCCGACGAGGCGCTGAGGGAGATGGCCCAGCGCGTGCCGACCAAGGTCGAGGACTTCTCGGCGATAGTCGGAGTGGGACAGAGGTTCGTGGAGCAGTACGGGGAGGACTTCCTGAACATCACACGCAAGTACGCGATCACCGCCGCCAACGGGTCGAACATAGACGCCGACGCGGCCCAGACGCTCAGGGAGCTCGAGAAGAAGCTGATCAACATCAGCAAGAGCAACCGTCTCCTGTTCCAGCCCAAGATCTCGAGGAAGAACACATTCGACCTCATGACGCTGCCAGAGGTGGACGTCATGAGCCTGCTCTTCGGCAGGAAGAGGATCCTGAAGCTCTGCGACTCCGCCAAGAGTCCGGAGGACGCCAAGGTGTACAAGCACCTCAACGAGATCATACGCGAGGTCAACAGGGAGCAGAGGGAGAAGGGTCAGTACGACCTGTACATCGGCTACCCGTTCGTCCAGGGAAAGATGCCCGACGGCGACATAGACGTCCGCGCGCCGCTGGCCCTCTTCCCGGTCATCCTGGACAAGGACGCCCGCACAATCACGCTCACACTCGACAACTCCAGAGATGCCATCTACAACAACACGCTCGTCCTGGGGTTCATCAAATCCAGCGGCCAGAACCGCCCCCTACCGGACAACATCCTGGAGGACTACAGCGGCGAGACGTTCCTCACCAACCTGGTCGACTTCTACGAGGACAACGGCATAAAGATGGCCGTCAACTACAGCCTGCCCACCCCGTTCATCGAGTACAAGGCGGGGGAGTTCCCCAAGTACCTCGCCGGGGACATGGAGATGGTCCCCAACATCATGCTCGGCAAGTACCCCACGTACTCCAGCTCGATCCAGAAGGACTTCGACGGGATGCTGGCCGGCAGGGAGATCAACGGGATCCTCAACGACCTGATCGTCGACCTCAACAAGACCGACTTCCTCTCCGACCTCCCGCTGCCCCTGTCCGAGGACGAGATGCGCGACAAGGGCATGGAGGCCTCCGAGAAGGACCTGGTCTACATCAACTCCCTGAACAGCTCCCAGGAGAACATCCTCACCGCCATGGAGAGGGGAGACGAGATCGTCGTCCAGGGGCCCCCGGGGACCGGGAAGTCGCAGGTCATCACCGGACTGATCACGTCCGCGGTCATCAAGGGAAAGACCGTCCTCATGGTGTCTGAGAAGAAGACCGCGCTCGACGTGGTCTACTCCCGTCTCGGGACCCTCTCGAAGTACTGCCTGCTCATCGACGACGTCGGTAACAAGGAGCTCTTCTACAAGCAGCTCGGAAGGATGCTGGACAACGGCACGCCAAAGTCCGGTGTCGACCTGGACTCGGTCTCCGAGGCCATCGACAACGACGTGGCCCTGCTGGACAACATCGCCAACGTGATGTACAGGCCGTCGGACTTCGGCATCGCCCCTTACAAGCTCTACTCCATGGACAGGTGGCTCGACCTGAACGACAGGCGCCAGTTCGAGGAGTACAAGATGCTCAAGGACAACATCGACGCCTCCCTGCTGGCCCTGAGGTACCCGTCGGTCACCGAGCTCCACAGGAAGTTCGCCGACCAGGTGCTGATGAAGAACTTCAACGAGTACAGGGAGCTGGTCGAGAAGTACCCGTGGATGACGCAGATGAAGGCGGACCTGTCCGAGTACAACATCGGGGAGATGAAGGCGGACCTCCTGGACCTGGAGCAGCAGATCAAGACCCTGAACGCCAAGGGGTTCATGGGCAGGCTGTTCAACAAGGGCAAGGTCACCCGCGAGGCCACGGCCATGACCGGGAAGTACTTCGCCAACTACAACGAGCACACCGTCCAGAAGGTCATGGAGGACCCCAGGAGGATGTTCGAGGCGCTGGACGGCTACGGCACGTACTCCTCCAGGGCCACGATCTACGACAGGCTCTCCCCCGACGAGAAGACCTACGGTACCGACGTTCTGAACGTGTCCTCCGTGTCCAAGATGCCCTACGGCGAGAGCAACGACAGGATCTACGAGTGGATCCTCAACGACCACCTGCAGAGGTTCGACGCCGAGCACAAGGACATCATGCAGGAGATATGGGACTTCGACAGCATCATCGCCGACATGGACCGCAAGATCGAGTCCAAGAGGGAGCTCTCAAAGGACAAGGTCGAGCAGGTCTTCCAGCAGAACCTCAAGTACATCACGGAGTCGAAGAGGCGCGGCGACATCAACAGGATCATAGAGTCCAAGAGGAAGTGGAACCTCAACAAGTTCATCAACAGGTACGGGTACGAGCTCTTCAAGGGCGTCCGCGTATGGCTACTGACCCCCGAGGTCGTGTCCGAGATCCTCCCGCTGGAGATGGGCATCTTCGACATGCTCATCTTCGACGAGGCGTCCCAGATGTACGTGGAGAAGGGGGTACCCTCCATCTACCGCGCGAAGAAGGTCGTGGTCGCGGGCGACCACAAGCAGCTGCGCCCGTCGTCCCTCGGCGTCGGCAGGATCGACTACGAGAGCGACGAGGACGACCTGGACGACATCGTGTCCGCCGCGCTGGAGGAGGAGAGCCTGCTCGACCTCGCCAGGGCGAAGTACGACTCCATCCTGCTCAACTTCCACTACCGCTCCAAGTACGAGGAGCTCATAGCGTTCTCCAACTACGCGTTCTACGGCGGCAGGCTGTACGTCTCACCCAACGTCGAGACCCCCGAGAAGCCCCCGATCGAGGTGTTCAAGGTGAACGGCCTCTGGGAGGACAAGTCCAACAGGGCGGAGGCCGACAAGATCGTCCAGCTCCTGAAGGAGTTCTTCAGCGTCAGGAAGGACAACGAGACCGTGGGGATCATCACGTTCAACGCCTCCCAGAGGGACCTCATCAACGACGTCCTGGACGAGGAGTGCGCCAACGACCCCGGCTTCGGGAAGCTCGTGGCGGACGAGATGAAGAGGTTCGACAACGGAGAGGACGTGGGACTCTTCATCAAGAACATCGAGAGCGTGCAGGGGGACGAGAGGGACGTCATCATGTTCTCCATCGGCTACGCCAAGAACTCCGAGGGCAAGCTGATGCAGAGGTTCGGATGGCTGAACAACCGCGGAGGGGAGAACCGTCTCAACGTCGCCATCTCCAGGGCCAAGAAGAAGATCATCATCGTGTCCTCCTTCGAGCCGGAGGACCTGCAGGTCGATGGCACCAAGAACGAGGGCCCGAGGATCCTCAAGAAGTACCTCCAGTACGCCAACGCCATCAGCAGCGGCAACAGGGAGTACGCCGATTCGATCCTCCACTCGTTCAGCGACGACCGCTGGGACACCCCCGAGGACTTCGACTCCGGCAGGATCGCCGACCGCGTCTACAACGCACTGACCCGCAAGGGCTACACCGTGGAGAGGAACGTCGGAATCGGAGGCTACCAGATCGACCTGGCGGTCAAGCAGAACGACAGGTACATCCTCGGGATCGAGTGCGACAGCCGCCTCTACGAGATGTCGTCGTCAACCAGGGAGAGGGACTACCACAGGCAGAAGTACCTGGAGTCCAGGGGGTGGAAGATCCACAGGGTCTGGACCCCGGGCATGTGGAAGGACCCCGAGAAGGAGATCGCGAGGATCATCCAGGCGATCGAGAAGAACCACTGA
- a CDS encoding 50S ribosomal protein L44e yields MKMPRTVKRYCPYCKAHTEQEVERVKKKKASELKWGQRRFRKVTAGYGGFPRPKPEGREKPTKRINLRYRCTQCKKANVSPCIRAKKFELTE; encoded by the coding sequence ATGAAGATGCCCAGGACCGTCAAGAGATACTGTCCCTACTGCAAGGCCCACACCGAGCAGGAAGTGGAGAGGGTCAAGAAGAAGAAAGCCAGCGAGCTCAAATGGGGTCAGAGGAGATTCAGAAAGGTCACCGCCGGTTACGGAGGTTTCCCCAGGCCCAAGCCCGAGGGAAGGGAGAAGCCCACCAAGAGGATCAACCTCAGGTACAGGTGCACCCAGTGCAAGAAGGCCAATGTCTCCCCCTGCATCCGCGCGAAGAAATTCGAGCTCACGGAGTGA
- the rpiA gene encoding ribose-5-phosphate isomerase RpiA, producing the protein MDAAEMKKIVAEKAVDTFVKDGMNVGLGTGSTAYFAIKRIGQLVADGYDLTCVATSVQSENLARESGIKVVDLDEVDKLDVTIDGADEVDPKMQLVKGLGGALLREKIVAAATVREVIIVDESKLVEKLGTKAPLPVEVLRFGHEHTRYALERQGCKPELRMRDGEPFVTDGGNYIYDCRFPEGISNPFFLESRIDVIPGVVENGLFLNTAFDVLVSRQDGTVSRMSGEQA; encoded by the coding sequence ATGGACGCCGCGGAAATGAAGAAGATCGTCGCAGAGAAAGCAGTTGACACCTTCGTGAAGGACGGCATGAACGTCGGACTCGGCACCGGATCCACCGCATACTTCGCCATCAAGAGGATCGGACAGCTCGTAGCCGACGGATACGACCTCACATGCGTCGCCACATCCGTCCAGAGCGAGAACCTGGCCAGGGAGAGCGGGATAAAGGTCGTCGACCTGGACGAGGTCGACAAGCTCGACGTGACCATCGACGGTGCGGACGAGGTCGACCCGAAGATGCAGCTCGTCAAGGGTCTCGGAGGCGCTCTCCTCAGGGAGAAGATCGTCGCCGCGGCCACCGTCAGGGAGGTCATCATCGTGGACGAATCCAAGCTCGTCGAGAAGCTCGGCACCAAGGCTCCGCTCCCGGTGGAGGTGCTCAGGTTCGGACACGAGCACACCAGATACGCGCTCGAGAGGCAGGGATGCAAGCCGGAGCTCAGGATGAGGGATGGGGAGCCGTTCGTCACTGACGGCGGGAACTACATCTACGACTGCAGGTTCCCCGAGGGCATATCCAACCCGTTCTTCCTGGAGTCCAGGATCGACGTCATCCCGGGCGTCGTGGAGAACGGCCTGTTCCTGAACACGGCGTTCGACGTGCTGGTGTCCAGACAGGACGGCACGGTCTCCAGGATGTCGGGCGAGCAGGCCTGA
- a CDS encoding transcriptional regulator, whose protein sequence is MQHDQTIAEAECPVRTTVRLLGGKYKSVIMWGLMGGTKRFSEIQALVPEATSKMITKQLRELEADGLVSRKVYPVVPPRTEYSLTEFGRSAIPLIRHMSEWGISYLEKEGLPISDCARMRSWPEESSRSPR, encoded by the coding sequence ATGCAGCACGACCAGACGATCGCAGAGGCGGAGTGTCCGGTGAGGACCACCGTCCGTCTGCTCGGAGGGAAGTACAAATCAGTCATCATGTGGGGGCTGATGGGCGGTACGAAGAGGTTCAGCGAGATCCAGGCACTGGTCCCCGAGGCGACCTCCAAGATGATCACCAAGCAGCTCAGGGAGCTGGAGGCGGACGGCCTGGTGTCCCGCAAGGTCTACCCCGTGGTCCCTCCGCGGACGGAGTACAGTCTGACGGAGTTCGGAAGATCGGCGATACCGCTGATCAGGCACATGAGCGAGTGGGGCATATCCTATCTGGAGAAGGAGGGTCTGCCGATCTCCGACTGCGCGAGGATGCGATCATGGCCGGAAGAGTCCTCGAGGAGTCCCCGATAA
- a CDS encoding transcriptional regulator yields the protein MAGRVLEESPISTTLDLLGGKYRVHIIWALVNGPKRFGQLHSSFFLDVNANVLSRQLKELEADGLVHRNVVSDNPPWVEYSLTTTGQTLIPLLEAMSEWGALYQDMRREKARLSGSSRSPG from the coding sequence ATGGCCGGAAGAGTCCTCGAGGAGTCCCCGATAAGCACGACGCTGGACCTGCTGGGCGGCAAGTACCGCGTGCACATAATATGGGCGCTGGTCAACGGCCCGAAGAGGTTCGGGCAACTCCACTCGTCCTTCTTCCTGGATGTCAACGCGAACGTGCTGAGCCGCCAGCTGAAGGAGCTGGAGGCGGACGGCCTCGTTCACCGCAACGTGGTCAGCGACAACCCGCCGTGGGTGGAGTACTCCCTGACCACGACGGGGCAGACGCTGATACCCCTGCTGGAGGCGATGTCCGAATGGGGCGCCCTGTACCAGGACATGAGGCGCGAGAAGGCCCGTCTCAGTGGTTCTTCTCGATCGCCTGGATGA
- a CDS encoding heavy metal translocating P-type ATPase, whose amino-acid sequence MKTKIIRVGGMTCAACVGRVEGALRAVDGVQSAVANIGNNTATVVFDESRTTEEELAAAIKGAGYQVISENRAEAAEQERRDLDVRRRDLWISIVFAVILSVIAMGHMFGLEIPLEPLPFCLVQLALCIPIMYGGRRFYKKGIPALFTRNPTMDSLVSLGTLASLCMGLYNTYLVYSGDTGAMHSLSYDSVGMIIALVSVGKYLEARSKMRTNDSLRKLVSLAPDQATVIRDGAEVVVPASELAVGDTVLIRPGEKVPADATVLSGESSVNESMLTGESIPVDKRAGDTLYGATVNGSGSLRARIEKTGEDTVLFQIARMMEMAQGTKAPVANIADRVAAVFVPSVIVVAVLVFIGWMLAGRDVQFSLTIAISILVIACPCALGLATPIAIVVGTGRGSQYGILFKTASSLEAAARIDTVVLDKTGTCTVGHPAVNSVSDGSVVGIVAAAEIDSEHPLAQAIVRYARETGATIPPHSGFESVTGGGVRCEVDGRMVLVGSTRFLREEGIDVPEGADDLASSGMTCILAAIDGRYATTIAISDPIREESPSAIRSMHEDGLRVMMVTGDRRDTAEHIASELGIDEVHAETKPGDKLEIVRNLQVSQARVAMTGDGINDAPALTQADVGIAVGSGTDIAIESADIVMMNDDLRSVPAALEIGRATLRNIKENLFFAFCYNVVCIPIAAGLPVLLGYDGLVDQMPMISALAMSCSSVSVVANALRLRGFRPRALAEARHR is encoded by the coding sequence ATGAAGACCAAGATAATCCGTGTCGGCGGCATGACCTGCGCCGCGTGCGTGGGCCGTGTCGAAGGGGCCCTCAGAGCTGTCGATGGGGTCCAATCGGCCGTCGCCAACATCGGCAACAACACCGCCACCGTCGTCTTCGACGAATCCAGGACGACGGAGGAGGAGCTCGCCGCCGCCATTAAGGGGGCGGGGTACCAGGTTATCAGCGAGAACCGCGCCGAGGCAGCGGAGCAGGAGAGACGTGACCTCGACGTTCGTCGCCGCGACCTCTGGATCTCCATAGTCTTCGCCGTGATCCTGAGCGTCATAGCCATGGGCCACATGTTCGGCCTGGAGATCCCTCTGGAACCCCTGCCGTTCTGCCTGGTCCAGCTGGCCCTCTGCATCCCGATCATGTACGGCGGGAGGAGGTTCTACAAGAAGGGCATCCCCGCGCTGTTCACCAGGAACCCAACCATGGACTCGCTCGTGTCCCTGGGGACCCTGGCGTCCCTGTGCATGGGCCTGTACAACACGTACCTCGTCTACAGCGGCGACACGGGTGCGATGCATTCCCTGAGCTACGACTCCGTAGGGATGATCATCGCGCTGGTGAGCGTTGGCAAGTACCTCGAGGCCAGGTCCAAGATGCGCACCAACGACTCCCTGAGGAAGCTCGTTTCTCTGGCCCCAGACCAGGCGACAGTCATAAGGGACGGGGCGGAGGTCGTGGTGCCCGCCTCCGAACTGGCGGTCGGCGACACCGTCCTCATCAGACCCGGCGAGAAGGTCCCCGCGGACGCGACCGTCCTGTCCGGGGAGTCTTCGGTGAACGAGTCGATGCTCACGGGAGAGAGCATCCCCGTGGACAAGAGGGCCGGGGACACGCTCTACGGTGCGACCGTCAACGGATCCGGCAGCCTCAGAGCCAGGATCGAGAAGACAGGCGAGGACACGGTCCTGTTCCAGATTGCCCGCATGATGGAGATGGCCCAGGGCACGAAGGCCCCTGTCGCGAACATCGCGGACAGGGTCGCCGCGGTGTTCGTCCCGTCCGTCATCGTCGTTGCCGTCCTGGTCTTCATCGGATGGATGCTCGCCGGGCGCGACGTCCAGTTCAGCCTGACGATCGCGATCTCGATCCTCGTCATAGCATGTCCGTGCGCGCTCGGACTCGCCACCCCGATAGCCATCGTTGTGGGTACGGGTCGCGGCTCGCAGTACGGCATCCTGTTCAAGACGGCGTCCTCCCTGGAGGCCGCTGCCAGGATAGACACCGTCGTCCTGGACAAGACGGGAACATGCACTGTCGGGCATCCCGCTGTGAACTCCGTCTCCGACGGATCCGTCGTCGGCATCGTCGCTGCTGCGGAGATAGACTCCGAACATCCGCTTGCCCAGGCCATAGTCAGGTACGCCAGGGAGACGGGGGCCACCATCCCGCCACACTCGGGCTTCGAGAGCGTCACGGGAGGCGGCGTGAGATGCGAGGTCGACGGCCGTATGGTGCTCGTCGGGAGCACAAGGTTCCTCAGGGAGGAGGGGATCGACGTCCCGGAGGGCGCCGACGACCTAGCCTCCTCGGGAATGACCTGCATCCTGGCCGCCATCGACGGGCGTTACGCCACCACCATAGCCATATCCGATCCGATCCGCGAGGAGAGCCCGTCTGCCATCAGGTCGATGCACGAGGACGGCCTCAGGGTCATGATGGTCACCGGGGACAGAAGGGATACCGCCGAGCACATCGCGTCCGAGCTGGGCATCGACGAGGTCCATGCCGAGACCAAGCCCGGGGACAAGCTGGAGATCGTCAGGAACCTCCAGGTGTCGCAGGCCCGCGTCGCGATGACCGGGGATGGGATCAACGACGCCCCCGCACTAACCCAGGCGGACGTGGGGATAGCTGTGGGGTCGGGTACGGACATAGCCATAGAATCCGCGGACATAGTGATGATGAACGACGACCTGCGCAGCGTCCCGGCGGCGCTGGAGATCGGCAGGGCTACGCTGAGGAACATCAAGGAGAACCTGTTCTTCGCGTTCTGCTACAACGTGGTCTGCATACCGATCGCGGCCGGACTCCCCGTGCTGCTCGGATACGACGGCCTCGTGGACCAGATGCCGATGATATCCGCCCTGGCGATGTCCTGCTCCTCGGTGTCGGTCGTGGCCAACGCCCTGAGGCTGAGAGGATTCAGACCGAGGGCTCTCGCAGAAGCTCGGCATAGGTGA
- a CDS encoding thioesterase — MLDTGIRGEKTVQVTPENTAEALGSGTLPVFATPAMIALIEATASESVAPFLEEGSSTVGTHLDVAHSAATPVGMSATCVTELVEIDRRRLVFRVTVTDGKDEIGSGTHERFVVDNAKFMSKAQSKLQ, encoded by the coding sequence ATGCTCGACACGGGAATCAGAGGAGAGAAGACCGTACAGGTCACCCCGGAGAACACCGCCGAGGCACTGGGGAGCGGAACGCTCCCTGTGTTCGCGACACCTGCCATGATAGCGCTCATCGAGGCAACGGCCAGCGAGAGCGTGGCCCCGTTCCTGGAAGAGGGCAGCAGCACCGTCGGCACGCACCTGGACGTCGCCCATTCCGCGGCGACACCTGTGGGCATGAGCGCGACCTGCGTCACCGAGCTCGTGGAGATCGACAGGAGGAGGCTCGTGTTCAGGGTCACCGTCACTGACGGGAAGGACGAGATCGGCTCCGGCACCCACGAGAGGTTCGTGGTGGACAACGCGAA
- a CDS encoding translation initiation factor IF-2 subunit alpha, protein MSRVRGFPEHGELVVCTVKNVKNFGAFVTLDEYDDKEGFVHVRDVATGWVKYIRDYIREGQKIVCKVLGVDSSKGHIDLSLKSVNEHQKREKIQQWKNEKKAEKLVEIIAERMGISVDDAYDEFGNDLLETYETLYGAFEAVVADPEDFLSEFSGDWTDTFIEVAKENVVPPSVQIDGILEMTSSAPDGMELVKHALMAGLEAADGADVEITCVGCPKYRVVVNAAEYKEAEEVMRNVSAAAVNDLVSNGGTASLKRESK, encoded by the coding sequence ATGTCGAGAGTCAGGGGCTTTCCCGAGCACGGCGAGCTCGTCGTCTGCACCGTGAAGAACGTCAAGAACTTCGGTGCGTTCGTCACACTCGATGAGTACGACGACAAAGAGGGGTTCGTCCACGTAAGGGATGTCGCCACTGGCTGGGTCAAGTACATCAGAGACTACATCAGGGAAGGGCAGAAGATAGTCTGCAAGGTCCTGGGCGTAGATTCTTCTAAAGGTCACATCGACCTTTCCCTGAAATCAGTAAACGAGCACCAGAAGAGAGAGAAGATCCAGCAGTGGAAGAACGAGAAGAAGGCCGAGAAGCTCGTGGAGATCATCGCCGAAAGGATGGGAATCTCCGTCGACGACGCCTACGACGAGTTCGGCAACGACCTGCTGGAGACCTACGAGACACTCTACGGTGCGTTCGAAGCCGTCGTCGCCGACCCCGAGGACTTCCTCTCGGAATTCTCCGGCGACTGGACGGACACATTCATCGAGGTGGCGAAGGAGAACGTCGTCCCGCCGTCGGTCCAGATCGACGGAATCCTGGAGATGACATCCTCCGCACCCGACGGCATGGAGCTCGTCAAGCACGCGCTCATGGCCGGCCTCGAGGCTGCCGACGGCGCCGATGTCGAGATCACGTGCGTCGGATGCCCCAAATACAGGGTCGTCGTCAACGCCGCCGAGTACAAGGAGGCGGAGGAGGTCATGAGGAACGTCTCGGCCGCCGCCGTCAACGACCTCGTCTCCAACGGCGGAACCGCCAGTCTCAAGCGCGAGAGCAAGTGA
- a CDS encoding RNA-protein complex protein Nop10: protein MKSRLRKCPSCGKYTLLDACRHCGVATFCPVPPRYSPEDRMGEYRRISIVQEYGENGKLRQL from the coding sequence ATGAAGTCGCGTCTCAGGAAATGCCCCTCCTGCGGGAAGTACACACTCCTGGACGCATGCAGGCACTGCGGCGTCGCCACGTTCTGCCCGGTGCCTCCGAGATACTCCCCGGAGGACCGCATGGGGGAGTACCGCAGGATATCGATCGTACAGGAGTATGGGGAGAATGGAAAGCTACGTCAGCTTTGA